The proteins below are encoded in one region of Sphingobacterium sp. R2:
- a CDS encoding purine-nucleoside phosphorylase, producing the protein MYHSINETTEFIRRKIGDFTPEFGIILGTGLGKLVDEIEVEYQLMYSNIPNFPISTVEFHSGKLIFGKLSGRNVVAMQGRLHYYEGYDMQQITFPIRIMKVLGIKKLFVSNAAGSLNPEVKKGDLGIIEDHINLLPDNPLRGQNLAEFGPRFPDMSEPYNQEMIVQALEIASQHTITAHKVVYVSSAGPNLETKGEYRYMRLIGGDVVGMSTVPEVIVANHMGLPVFAVSVVTDEGFHEQLKPVSLQEIVAVAEKAEPKMTLILKELIALQ; encoded by the coding sequence ATGTATCATAGCATAAATGAGACTACGGAATTTATCCGTAGAAAAATTGGAGATTTTACTCCAGAGTTCGGTATCATCCTAGGTACCGGATTAGGTAAGTTGGTTGATGAGATTGAAGTTGAGTATCAGTTGATGTATTCCAATATTCCTAATTTCCCTATTTCAACTGTTGAATTTCATTCCGGTAAGCTTATTTTTGGCAAGCTGAGTGGCCGTAATGTGGTCGCCATGCAAGGAAGGCTGCATTACTATGAAGGTTACGATATGCAGCAGATTACATTTCCGATCCGTATCATGAAGGTGTTGGGGATAAAAAAATTGTTTGTTTCAAATGCTGCCGGATCGCTAAATCCTGAGGTTAAAAAGGGTGACCTCGGTATTATTGAAGATCACATCAATTTATTGCCCGACAATCCACTTCGCGGACAAAATCTGGCTGAGTTTGGTCCACGATTTCCGGATATGAGTGAGCCGTATAACCAGGAGATGATCGTGCAGGCTCTTGAAATTGCGAGCCAGCATACGATTACTGCACATAAAGTTGTTTATGTTTCTTCTGCAGGTCCCAATTTGGAAACCAAAGGGGAGTATCGCTATATGCGTTTGATCGGTGGGGATGTGGTCGGTATGAGTACGGTTCCGGAAGTTATCGTTGCTAATCATATGGGGCTGCCGGTATTTGCCGTTTCAGTTGTTACGGATGAAGGCTTTCATGAACAGCTTAAACCTGTATCCCTGCAGGAAATTGTTGCTGTTGCAGAGAAAGCAGAACCTAAAATGACATTAATTTTGAAAGAATTAATAGCTTTGCAATAA
- a CDS encoding sodium:solute symporter, giving the protein MSPIILLSFIIIYFAVLLAVAHFTSKGASDNSTFFVANRNSKWYMVAFGMIGTALSGVTFISVPGAVGASEFSYFQFVLGNAVGFVIIAYVLLPLYYRMNLTSIYTYLEERFGYTTYKTGAAIFLVSRTIGSAFRLYLVAIVLQHFIFDAWNVPFAITVVICLVLIWMYTNKGGLKTIIVTDTLQTTFLVTAVILSIYFMAKGLDFGIVDTFEAVKESSYSKIFFWDDFVGSKANFWKQFLGGIFVTIAMTGLDQDLMQKNLSMGTIKEAQKNMITFTSVFVVINIFFLAVGALLYIYAAKNGIDVTQLATRDYLYPEIALNHLAIVPAIIFMMGLTAATFATTDSALTALTTSFCVDFLNFNKKENPNDPALIKQRNYVHFGFSIVMLLVILVFKLINDDSVVNAIFTAASYTYGPLLGLFVFGIFTKYAVRDKAVPYICVLSPTILFLLKTYVIEVYTPYVIGLDLIIINGFITFLMLLISTPGKASEKALSHN; this is encoded by the coding sequence ATGTCACCAATAATATTATTATCTTTTATAATAATCTATTTTGCGGTTTTGCTCGCAGTTGCGCACTTTACCTCAAAGGGAGCTTCTGATAACTCTACTTTTTTTGTTGCAAACCGTAATTCTAAATGGTATATGGTCGCCTTTGGGATGATCGGTACCGCACTCTCCGGCGTAACTTTTATTTCAGTTCCCGGTGCCGTCGGTGCTTCCGAATTCAGCTATTTCCAATTCGTTCTTGGCAATGCAGTGGGGTTTGTCATTATTGCCTACGTATTGCTTCCGCTCTACTACCGAATGAATCTGACGTCTATCTATACGTATTTGGAAGAGCGTTTTGGGTACACCACTTATAAAACTGGTGCTGCTATCTTTTTGGTTTCCAGAACGATAGGTTCTGCATTTCGTCTTTATTTGGTCGCTATTGTATTACAGCACTTTATTTTTGATGCCTGGAATGTGCCTTTCGCGATTACGGTCGTTATATGTTTGGTGTTAATCTGGATGTATACCAATAAGGGCGGTTTAAAGACGATTATCGTAACAGATACCCTACAGACTACCTTCTTAGTGACTGCTGTCATTCTTTCCATTTATTTTATGGCAAAAGGACTGGATTTTGGTATTGTAGATACTTTTGAGGCAGTGAAAGAAAGTAGCTACTCCAAAATCTTTTTCTGGGATGATTTTGTGGGCAGTAAAGCAAATTTTTGGAAACAATTCTTGGGAGGAATTTTTGTGACCATTGCGATGACAGGACTCGATCAGGATTTGATGCAAAAGAACTTATCGATGGGGACCATTAAAGAGGCGCAAAAGAATATGATCACTTTTACAAGTGTTTTTGTGGTCATTAATATTTTCTTTTTGGCTGTAGGTGCTCTGTTGTATATCTATGCGGCTAAAAACGGTATTGATGTCACACAGTTGGCCACGCGTGATTATTTATACCCGGAGATCGCATTGAACCATTTGGCTATCGTTCCTGCTATCATTTTTATGATGGGTTTGACAGCGGCTACTTTTGCAACGACAGATAGTGCACTAACAGCCTTAACAACTTCTTTCTGTGTAGACTTTTTGAACTTCAATAAAAAGGAAAACCCCAATGATCCAGCTTTGATCAAACAGCGTAACTATGTGCATTTTGGCTTTTCTATTGTGATGTTATTGGTTATTCTGGTCTTTAAGCTCATCAATGATGATTCGGTCGTCAATGCAATTTTTACTGCGGCGAGCTATACCTATGGGCCGTTGTTGGGCTTATTTGTTTTTGGGATTTTTACAAAATATGCGGTGCGGGATAAGGCTGTACCTTACATCTGTGTGCTTTCGCCAACGATATTATTTCTGCTTAAGACCTATGTTATCGAGGTGTATACGCCTTATGTTATCGGATTGGATCTGATTATTATTAATGGCTTCATTACATTTTTGATGCTTTTGATCAGTACGCCGGGTAAAGCTAGCGAAAAAGCATTGTCCCACAACTAA
- the murQ gene encoding N-acetylmuramic acid 6-phosphate etherase — MVNTTEKDSNYQDLDKMSVHELLTNINNEDKSVPLAVEQAIPQIEALVKVTVEKMKAGGRTFYIGAGTSGRLGVLDASELPPTYGVPFEWIIGLIAGGDTAIRKAVEFAEDDLEQAWKDMEAYDIDENDVVIGIAASGTTPYVIGGLKTANEKGLVTGCIVCNGGSPIAEIAQYPVEVIVGPEFVTGSTRMKSGTAQKLVLNMFSTAVMIQLGRVKGNKMVDMQLSNHKLVGRGVRIIMDQTGAPEDEAAALLEQFGNVRQAIESYQAAH, encoded by the coding sequence ATGGTAAATACAACGGAGAAAGATTCGAATTATCAGGATTTGGACAAGATGTCTGTGCATGAATTATTGACTAATATCAATAATGAGGATAAATCTGTGCCACTTGCTGTAGAGCAGGCTATTCCTCAGATTGAAGCATTGGTCAAGGTCACTGTGGAGAAAATGAAGGCTGGTGGTCGAACTTTTTATATCGGCGCTGGTACGAGTGGTCGTTTAGGCGTTTTAGATGCATCTGAATTACCTCCAACTTACGGTGTGCCATTTGAATGGATCATCGGCTTGATCGCCGGTGGCGATACCGCAATTCGGAAAGCGGTTGAATTTGCAGAAGATGATCTGGAGCAGGCTTGGAAGGATATGGAAGCCTATGATATCGATGAGAACGATGTTGTGATCGGTATTGCGGCTTCTGGCACGACTCCTTATGTGATTGGTGGATTGAAAACTGCCAATGAAAAAGGGCTTGTGACAGGATGTATTGTCTGCAATGGCGGTTCTCCAATTGCGGAGATCGCGCAATATCCTGTTGAAGTAATTGTGGGGCCAGAATTCGTCACTGGATCTACACGAATGAAATCAGGTACAGCGCAGAAACTTGTATTAAATATGTTCAGCACCGCGGTGATGATCCAGTTGGGAAGGGTCAAAGGCAATAAGATGGTCGATATGCAATTGTCAAATCATAAGCTGGTAGGTCGTGGTGTGCGTATCATTATGGATCAAACAGGTGCGCCCGAGGATGAAGCTGCGGCTTTGCTTGAGCAGTTCGGGAATGTGAGACAGGCGATAGAATCCTATCAGGCGGCGCATTGA
- a CDS encoding polysaccharide deacetylase family protein produces MALIFTGHDLSEGTGAVLAALNRHHVKGSFFLTGDYLRNLTFKPYVRRMLRDGHYVSGHSDKHLLVSDWGSRDVLLVTRDSFVTDVKANLNALQRAGIDSQNLSYYIPSYEWYTSETVNWAKVLGLSSVNYTPGIRTAADYTYPEMGTRYLSSEVILDNLWSYEARFGLNGFMLLIHMGTDDRRKDKLYHHLDDIIRILKGKGYQLVDVPELLK; encoded by the coding sequence GTGGCGCTGATTTTTACTGGTCATGATTTGTCGGAAGGTACTGGTGCAGTGTTGGCTGCCTTAAATCGTCATCATGTGAAAGGTTCATTTTTCCTGACAGGTGATTATCTCAGAAATCTGACCTTTAAACCTTATGTGCGTCGAATGTTAAGGGATGGTCACTATGTTTCGGGGCATTCGGATAAGCATCTATTGGTCAGCGACTGGGGAAGTAGAGATGTGCTATTGGTTACACGCGACTCTTTTGTGACTGATGTGAAGGCCAATCTGAATGCATTGCAAAGAGCAGGTATTGATAGCCAGAATCTGTCTTATTATATTCCTTCGTATGAATGGTATACGAGTGAAACGGTCAACTGGGCAAAAGTGTTGGGGCTATCTTCGGTTAATTATACACCCGGAATACGGACAGCGGCCGATTATACGTATCCTGAAATGGGGACTCGTTATTTGTCATCGGAAGTGATTCTCGACAACCTGTGGTCCTACGAGGCACGATTTGGGCTTAACGGGTTTATGCTATTGATTCATATGGGAACGGATGATCGACGTAAAGATAAACTGTATCATCATTTGGATGATATCATTCGCATATTAAAGGGAAAAGGGTATCAACTTGTGGATGTACCCGAATTATTGAAATAA
- a CDS encoding glycoside hydrolase family 9 protein produces MIKKCLNFLNLRQAFVLVFACFVCNFAKAQQNAWIRINQLGYTPASKKVAVWGGKSIRQLRSFEIKNAKTGKTVYVHPVGKDYGSYGPFIQSFRFDFSAVQDTGRFFVQADDVKSATFRIARDVYKGAADFVLRYMRQQRTLFNPFLQDSCHTHDGFTLYAEKVGIQDSSRIDAGGGWHDASDYLQYATTSANATFHLLAAYRDFPRVFGDRKLVNGLDGKNGRADVLDEAKWGLDWLLKMHPKANEMYNQIGDDRDHASMRMPKEDPYYGRGFERPVYFIDGEPQQRGKFMNNTTGTSSTAGKFSSAFRLGATLFDKEDRKYARLLAKKSASAYAYANIKPGVTQTVSVKSPYIYAEDNWVDDMQLAAAMGFSATKKKKFAQEALKYARQEKVTPWMITDTAAHYQWYPFINLGHYELAKGLKGQDREEIVSYYKQGIEEVNRRAELNAFYRGVPFIWCSNNLTVSFAIQCLWYKELTGDAQFDELAQANFDWLFGTNPWGTSMVYGLPSWGDTPVDPHSAFTFLGKHPIDGGLVDGPIMASTYRNLIGIKLNNPDHYAEFQSDLAVYHDDYGDYSTNEPTMDGTASLIYLLASKEGKAMEEPIGKK; encoded by the coding sequence ATGATAAAAAAATGTCTAAACTTCTTAAATTTACGTCAAGCTTTTGTGCTTGTTTTTGCATGTTTTGTTTGTAACTTTGCGAAAGCACAGCAAAATGCTTGGATTAGAATAAACCAATTGGGTTATACTCCAGCAAGTAAGAAGGTTGCAGTATGGGGTGGGAAATCAATCAGGCAGCTTCGTTCTTTTGAGATTAAAAACGCAAAAACAGGTAAAACCGTGTATGTGCATCCTGTCGGAAAAGATTATGGGTCTTACGGTCCTTTTATTCAAAGCTTTCGTTTTGATTTTTCTGCCGTACAAGATACAGGACGCTTCTTTGTTCAGGCTGACGATGTAAAATCAGCAACATTCCGAATTGCACGGGACGTCTATAAAGGGGCCGCAGATTTTGTATTGCGATATATGCGGCAACAACGGACATTGTTCAATCCCTTTCTGCAAGATAGTTGCCATACACACGATGGTTTTACGCTTTACGCCGAAAAGGTGGGAATTCAAGATAGTTCGCGTATCGATGCTGGTGGTGGTTGGCACGATGCTTCTGATTATTTGCAATATGCGACAACTTCGGCAAATGCAACATTTCACTTGCTTGCTGCCTATCGTGATTTTCCAAGAGTGTTTGGTGATCGGAAGCTGGTGAATGGGCTTGATGGTAAAAATGGCCGGGCAGATGTCCTGGATGAAGCAAAATGGGGGTTGGATTGGTTGTTGAAGATGCATCCCAAGGCTAACGAAATGTACAATCAGATTGGAGACGACCGGGATCATGCCAGTATGCGGATGCCCAAGGAAGATCCGTATTATGGACGTGGATTTGAAAGGCCGGTGTATTTTATCGATGGTGAGCCGCAGCAACGCGGTAAGTTTATGAATAATACGACGGGGACAAGCTCCACTGCGGGTAAATTTAGCAGTGCTTTTCGCCTCGGGGCGACGTTGTTTGATAAGGAAGATCGGAAGTATGCCAGATTGCTGGCCAAGAAATCAGCGTCCGCCTATGCCTATGCCAATATTAAACCCGGCGTGACACAGACGGTTTCTGTGAAATCGCCCTATATTTATGCAGAGGACAATTGGGTGGATGATATGCAGTTGGCTGCTGCAATGGGTTTTTCAGCGACAAAGAAAAAGAAATTTGCCCAAGAGGCTTTAAAATATGCCAGACAGGAAAAGGTGACACCTTGGATGATTACCGATACTGCCGCTCACTATCAGTGGTATCCGTTTATCAACCTTGGGCATTATGAACTGGCAAAAGGATTAAAAGGACAAGATCGCGAGGAGATTGTATCTTACTATAAGCAAGGGATTGAGGAGGTTAATCGCAGGGCAGAGTTAAATGCCTTTTATCGGGGAGTCCCCTTTATCTGGTGTAGCAATAATTTGACTGTATCTTTTGCCATCCAATGTTTGTGGTATAAGGAACTGACAGGAGATGCACAATTCGATGAGCTCGCTCAGGCTAATTTTGACTGGTTGTTTGGTACGAATCCCTGGGGAACAAGCATGGTCTATGGTCTTCCATCTTGGGGCGATACACCTGTGGATCCGCATTCGGCGTTTACGTTTCTGGGAAAGCACCCGATCGACGGTGGTTTGGTTGATGGGCCTATTATGGCGTCTACTTATCGCAATTTGATCGGTATCAAGTTGAATAATCCCGATCATTATGCGGAGTTTCAAAGTGATTTGGCAGTCTATCACGATGATTACGGGGACTATAGTACCAATGAGCCGACCATGGATGGAACAGCTTCTCTGATTTATTTGCTTGCTTCAAAAGAGGGTAAGGCCATGGAGGAGCCTATTGGAAAAAAGTAA